In Haemophilus parainfluenzae, the sequence CTTAAACATGCAATTGATATCAATAAAACGACACTTAGGTGTCGTTTTTTATTACAAATTTTGGCATAATGAAACTATTCTTAACAAGGAGATTGTGATGATTAAATATATTCTTGGACTCATTATTGTGCTAGCTATCGTAATCGTTGCGGTAACTATAGGGGCGAATAATGATCAAGTAATCACCTTTAACTACATTGTTGCTGAAAGCCAATTCAAACTTTCAACGCTAGTCGCGATTTTATTTGGTTTTGGATTAATTTTAGGTTGGTTAATTACTGGATTCTTCTACTTAAAATTAAAATTCAAAAATATGTCGTTAGCGCGTCAAGTTAAACGTCAAACATTACAAATTAACGAATTAACGACTACTCGCGATAAGGCAGTATAATGCTTGAATTACTCTTTCTGCTTCTGCCAATAGCCGCCGCTTATGGTTGGTATATGGGGCATCGGAGTGCCAAGAAAGATCAGGAAGATATTAGTAATAAACTCTCCCGTGATTATGTCACGGGAGTCAATTTTTTGCTTTCTAATCAAACGGATAAAGCCGTTGATTTGTTTCTTGATATGTTACAAAAACAAGAAACAGAAAATGAAATTGAAAGCGACTCACAGTTTGAAGCTGAGTTAACGCTCGGTAATCTTTTCCGTTCTCGAGGCGAAGTGGATCGTGCTTTACGCATTCATCAAGCCCTCGATCGTAGTCCCAATTATTCTTTCGAACAAAAATTATTAGCTAAACAGCAACTTGCCAAAGATTTCATGACCGTCGGTTTTTATGACCGCGCTGAAGCGCTTTACATCATTATGGTGGATGAACCAGAGTTTGCTGAAAATGCACTGCAACAGCTTTTGGTGATTTATCAAAAAACAAAAGAATGGAAAAAAGCGGTTAATATCGCAGAGAAGCTTGCCAAGATCTCACCTAAAGAAAATAATGTGGAATTAGCACAATGTTATTGTGAATATG encodes:
- a CDS encoding LapA family protein → MIKYILGLIIVLAIVIVAVTIGANNDQVITFNYIVAESQFKLSTLVAILFGFGLILGWLITGFFYLKLKFKNMSLARQVKRQTLQINELTTTRDKAV